GAAGCGGCCGAGCAGGGACTTGTCGTCGCAATGGACCCAGCGCGCGGCCGAGAGGTTGACCGGGGCGTAGATGGCGTCCACCGAATATTCATCTTTAAGACGCGAAACGATGACGTCAAACTGCAGCACACCCACGGCACCCAGGATGTAGTCGTTGCCGATCATGGGCCGGAAGACCTGCACGGCCCCTTCCTCGGCCAGCTGCTCCAGGCCCTTCTGCAGCTGCTTGGCCTTCAGCGGGCTCTTCAGGATGACCTTGCGGAAATGCTCGGGCGCGAAGTTCGGGATGCCCGTGAACTTGAGCTCCTCCTTGGTCGAGAAGGTGTCGCCGATGCGGATGGTGCCGTGGTTGTGCAGGCCGATGATGTCGCCCGCGAAGGCCTCTTCCACGCCCGTGCGGTCCTGGGCCATGAAGATGGTGGCGTTCGAGATCTGCACGTCCTTGCCGATGCGGTGGTGGCGGATCTTCATGCCCTTGACGTACTTGCCCGAGCAGATGCGCATGAAGGCGATGCGGTCGCGGTGGGCCTTGTCCATGTTCGCCTGGATCTTGAAGACCACGCCCGAGAACTCCTCCTCGAAGGGCGAGACCTCGCGCGTCACGGTCGGGCGGGACCGGGGGTGGGGGGCCAGCTCGACGAAGGTGTCGAGCATCTCCTGCACGCCGAAGTTGTTGATGGCGCTGCCGAAGAAGACCGGGGTCTGGGTCCCGGCCAGGTAGCGCTCCACGGAAAAGGGGTTGCCGGCCCCTTCCAGCAGCTCCAGGTCGCGGCGCAGGTCCTGGGCCTGCAGGCCCAGCAGCTCGTCGAGCTTGGGGTCGTTCACGTCGTCGATGACCACGCCCTGCTGTATGCGGCCGCCGTGGGTGGCCGAGAAGAGGTGGATCTGCTTCTTGTAGATGGAGTAGGTACCCTTGAAGCCCTTGCCCATGCCGATGGGCCAGCTCAATGGGGCGCATTCGATGCCCAGGTGCTCCTCGATGTCGGCCAGCACGTCCAGGGGGTCCAGGCCGTCGCGGTCGAGCTTGTTGATGAAGGTCATGATGGGCGTGTTGCGCATGCGGCAGACGTCCATGAGCTTGCGGGTCTGGGCCTCGACGCCTTTGGCGCTGTCGATGACCAGCAGGGCGGAGTCCACGGCAGTCAGCACGCGGTAGGTGTCCTCGGAGAAGTCCTCGTGGCCCGGCGTGTCCAGAAGGTTCACGTCGTAGCCGTTGTACTCGAACTTCATGACCGAGGTGGTCACGGAGATGCCGCGTTCCTGCTCCATCTTCATCCAGTCCGAGGTGGCGTGGCGGGACGCCTTGCGCGACTTGACCGTGCCGGCCATGTTGATGGCACCGCCGAAGAGCAGCAGCTTCTCCGTCAGGGTCGTCTTGCCCGCGTCCGGGTGGCTGATGATGCCGAAGGTCCGGCGTTTTTCCACGTTCTGTCGAATTTCTCGTGCGAGTGCGCTCATGAGTCTCTCCCGATGCAATCTGGCCCGGTGCAGGGCCAAGGAGGCAGTAGGCGCGATATCGGGAACAGTCAAGGAAGGCCGGGTTCGCTCAAATTGTGAAAATTTTCGCCAATCCCTTGACCCCGCTTCCGGCTCTGCTAAGCTGAACCAAAATACTTTCCTATCATTCAACCAGTTATGGAGGTGTGCCATGCAGTATGCGGAAAAGGATATGCCCGTTCGGTTGCACGACGGGGAAATGCTCGTCCTGGACGACGGCAACGAAGTGCGCTGGGAAAGCAACGGCGAGGCCAAGGCGGTGTTCGTCGGCAGCAGTTTCGATGCGACCATGGAGCTTTTCCCGGGTCAGGAGGAGACGGTCAACATCGGTGGCAAGAATTTCGTGCTGACCGCCTTTTTCGAGGACGCCATGGAGGTCAAGAAGGCCTGACGGGCCCCGCGGCCGGGGAGTTTTGCTCCTTCATCAGAGATGACAGGGGACGCATGGCGGTTCCCCGTGGCGGCGTGGCCGTTGCGGGGAACCGGCTTTTCCGGCCCCCTTCACGCCGGGGCCGGGCTGGGTTAGAGACTTCAGGGAGGCGGGAGCGTCCCGCCCGTGGAGGCAACATGATCGATGCGGAAAAAGTGCTCAAGGGGCTCTTGGGCAGCAAGGGGGCCCTGGGCGGCCTCGGGCGGGGCTCGCTGCCGGGAAAGGCCGCGGTGGGTCTGGGGCTTCTGGGCGTGGCCATGGCCGCCTTCGAACATTTTACGGAGCAGAAGGGTGCGACCGCACGGGGGCCGATCCCTGCGGGAGGCCCCGGCGTCCCTCCCCCGCCTCCGGCCGGCAGGGTTCAGACGCCGCCCCCGCCGCCTGGCAGCGCGCCGTCTGCGGCTCCGTCCGCCCCGACCCCGCCGCCCCCGCCTCCGGCCGCCGTGCCGGCAGACCCGGTGCTGCTGATCCGGGCCATGATCGCCGCGGCCAATGCCGACGGCGTCCTCGACGACACGGAGCGCATGCGCATCCTGGCCCAGCTCGAAGGCACGGGGCTGAGCGACGAGGAGAAGGACTTCCTGTCCGCGGAGTTCGGCACCCCCAGATCCCTGGAGGAGATTGCCGCCGCCGTGGACGGGCAGGCCGCGGCGGCGCAGGTTTTCACGGTCTCGCTCATGGCCGTGGAGGCGGACACTCCCGAGGAGCGGGAGTATTTCGAAACGCTGAGGGTGGTGCTGAGTCTTACGGACGAACAGGCCCGGTCCATCGCCCGGCGCCTCGGCCGGGGCTGTGCATAGGCCGGGGTCCGCGAACGTTTTTTTGCAGGAGAGGACGCATGTCACAATGGTATCTGAGTTTCGACGGACGCCAGGAAGGGCCCTTCGACCTGGCTCAGGCCCAGGCCCGGGCGCGCATGAATCCCCAGGGCTTCGCCTGGCGCGAGGGCTTCGCCCAGTGGGTGCCCATCTCCCAGCTCGCGGAGCTGTCCCCGGAGCGCCCCGCGGTCATGGCGCCCCCGCCGCCCGTCGGGCGCGGCACGGACGAGATCGATTTCAAGATCGTCGGCCACGAGATGCAGTTCGTGGAGATCGAACTCGACCCCGGCGAGAGCGCCGTGGCCGAGGCCGGGGCCATGATGTACAAGGACGAGGCCATCCACATGGAGGCCGTGTTCGGCGACGGTTCGGGGGCGGCGGGCGACTCGTTCATGGACAAGCTGCTGGGCGCGGGCAAGCGCATCATCACCGGCGAGAGCCTGTTCATGACGGTCTTCACCCACACGGGCCAGGGCAAGGGCCGTGTGGCCTTCGGCGCGCCGTACCCCGGCAACATCATCCCCCTGTCCCTGAGCACGGTGAACGGGACCCTCATCTGCCAGAAGGACTGCTTCCTCTGCGCGGCCAAGGGCGTGTCCATCGGCATCCATTTCCAGCGCAAGATCCTGACGGGCCTGTTCGGCGGCGAAGGGTTCATCATGCAGCGCCTGGACGGCGACGGCCAGGTCTTCATGCACGCCGGCGGCACGGTGGTGGAGCGGGCCCTGAAGCCCGGCGAGGTCCTGGACGTGGACACGGGCTGCCTCGTGGCCATGGAACGGACCGTGGAGTTCGACATCAGGCAGGCCGGCAACATCAAGACCGCTCTCTTCGGCGGCGAGGGCCTCTTCTTCGCCCGCGTCCAGGGGCCGGGCCGGGTCTGGCTGCAGTCCCTGCCCTTTTCCAGGCTGGCCGGGCGGATGCTGCAGTCTGCCCCGGGCATGGGCGGGTCCAAGGACGAGGGCTCGGTCCTCGGGCCTCTGGGCACCCTGCTCGGCGGACGCTGAGACCATCCTGGACAAACGATCGGCGGGCCGGGGGGCGACTTCCCGGCCCGTTTCGCGTTGCAAGGGGTCGCTTGCGAGGTTCCTGCCCATGGCGTAGAAGCGCGCCATGACAAAAGGAGGTGCCCACATGAAGTGGTACGCATATTTCATCATGATCGCGGCAGTGCTGTGCGCGACGGGGGCCGGGGCAGCCGAAACGCCGGCCGCGTCCCTGGCCAACGTGCAGCGGGCCATCGACGGCAACGATCAGGTGCTGCTCGAAAAGTACGTCGACCTGCGCGGCATCATCGCCCGCGGGGTGGACGTGTTCGTCAAGGACTACGCGGCGCATCCTGCCGGGGAGGGCGGGGATCCCATGCTCGACATGCTCTCCGGCGGCCTGGCGGCCCAGTCCGGCACCGCGGCCGACCAGTCCATGAAGCTCATGCTCATCGAGGAGACGCGCAAGTTCGTCATCCGCGGCGTGGCTTCGGGCGATTTCTCCGGCCGGCCGTCGCAGCGGCAGGACCTGCCCGAGGGCGGCATCTTTTCCGTGCTCTTCGCCGACGTGTCCACGGCCCGCAAGGAACTGCGCGGCGTGCAGGTGCAGCCGCCCAAGGGCGACCTGGCAGCGGCATCGGCCACCATGTTCGACCACGGCAGCAAGCGCGGCTATCCGGTGAAACTGGGCCTCAAGCGCCAGGCCGAAGGGTACTGGAAGGTCACGGACGTGACCAACATGGCGGAACTCATCCGCATCGTGCGCAAGGAGGCCGAGGCGCGGTAGACCGGACTTCCTTCAGCCTTCGTTCCACAGGAAAGCCCCGCCCGGCGGGGCTTTTTTCGTTTTCGCCCCCGGTTTCAGGGCCGGGCCAGGAGGCCCAGCCGCCGCACGGCGCGCTGCACCGGAGCGTCCATGACCAGCCCGCAATTGAGGCGGATGAAGCGCTCGAACCTGTCGGTCATGCCGAAGAGCATGCCGGGGGAGATGCCGATCCCCTCGGCGGCGGCGCGCTGGAAGAGGGTCAGGCCCGTGACGGCGTCCTCGGGCAGCTCCACCCAGAGCATGAACCCGCCGCCGGGGCGCGTGGCCCTGGTGCCGGCGGGGAAATGCCTGGCCACGGCGTCGCGCATGGCCTCGACCTGGTCCCGCAGGGCGCGGGTCAGGCGGGCCAGATGCCGCTCGTAGAGCCCCTTGTCCAGATACTCGGCCACGGCCAGTTCCGTGGCCGACACTCCGGCCAGGGTCGTCATGGCCTTGAGCTCGTGGATGACGGCCCCCTGGCCGCGGGCCGGCAGGATGTAGCCCGTCCGGTACCCCGGGGCCATGGATTTGGAGAAGGACGAGACCAGGGTCACGCCCCCGGTCCGGTCGAAGGCCTTGCAGGCCGGTGGGCGGGGGCCGTCGAAGGTGATGTCGCCGTAGACGTCGTCCTCGACCAGCGGCACGTTCCGGCGGGCCAGGAGTTCGACCAGCGCGCGCTTGCCGTCCTCGGGCACGAGGCTGCCGTCTGGGTTGCTCCAGGTGGGGGAGAGGATGCAGGCCGCGATGCGGAAGCGGTCCAGGGCCTGCTCCAGGTCGCCGAGGTCGACGCCGCGCTCGGGGTGGGACGGGATTTCCACCACCCGCAGGCCGAGCACCTCGATCATCTGCAGGAAGAAGTGGTAGGCGGGCACGGCGATGAGCACCGTGTCGCCGGGGCGTGTCAGGGCGCGCAGGGACAGGGCCAGGCCTTCGGTGGCGCCGCAGGTCAGGACGATCTCCTCCGGGGCGGCGCTGACGCCGGCCAGGGCGAGGCGGCGGGCGATCTGGCGGCGAAGCTCCGGACAGCCGGGCACCGGGCCGTAGTCGGCGCTGCGCACGGCCTGCCTGCGGGCGCAGGAGCCGAGGATGCGGGCCAGGTCCGCGGCCGGGAGCAGGCGTCCGTCCACGTGGGCCAGGCCCAGGGGCAGGATGTCGCTGCGGCCCATGGCGTCCATGGCCCGGCGCACCAGTTCACCGCGCTGTACGGCGCGCGCCACGGGCGGCTCGGCGGGGGGCATCCCGGCCCGCGGCAGGAGGGCCGGCCGCCTGCGCACAAAATAGCCGGACCTGGGCCTGGATTCCAGGACGCCGCGCCTCTCCAGTTCGGCATAGGCCTGGCCGACGGTGGTCAGGGACATGCCCGTGGACCGCGCTGTCTGGCGCAGGGACGGGGCGCGGGAGCCCGGCGGCAGCTCCCCGGATTCGACCATGGACGCGATCCGCTGCGCGACCGCCTTGTACCGCAAACCTTCCGAAAGCTCCCCGACCGTCTGCACGCCTGCCTCTTCTGT
This genomic interval from Desulfomicrobium escambiense DSM 10707 contains the following:
- a CDS encoding peptide chain release factor 3; translation: MSALAREIRQNVEKRRTFGIISHPDAGKTTLTEKLLLFGGAINMAGTVKSRKASRHATSDWMKMEQERGISVTTSVMKFEYNGYDVNLLDTPGHEDFSEDTYRVLTAVDSALLVIDSAKGVEAQTRKLMDVCRMRNTPIMTFINKLDRDGLDPLDVLADIEEHLGIECAPLSWPIGMGKGFKGTYSIYKKQIHLFSATHGGRIQQGVVIDDVNDPKLDELLGLQAQDLRRDLELLEGAGNPFSVERYLAGTQTPVFFGSAINNFGVQEMLDTFVELAPHPRSRPTVTREVSPFEEEFSGVVFKIQANMDKAHRDRIAFMRICSGKYVKGMKIRHHRIGKDVQISNATIFMAQDRTGVEEAFAGDIIGLHNHGTIRIGDTFSTKEELKFTGIPNFAPEHFRKVILKSPLKAKQLQKGLEQLAEEGAVQVFRPMIGNDYILGAVGVLQFDVIVSRLKDEYSVDAIYAPVNLSAARWVHCDDKSLLGRFQKELLHSLSTDSEGNLALLVDSAWRLEYIMEQWPDITFHATREKN
- a CDS encoding DUF533 domain-containing protein, with product MIDAEKVLKGLLGSKGALGGLGRGSLPGKAAVGLGLLGVAMAAFEHFTEQKGATARGPIPAGGPGVPPPPPAGRVQTPPPPPGSAPSAAPSAPTPPPPPPAAVPADPVLLIRAMIAAANADGVLDDTERMRILAQLEGTGLSDEEKDFLSAEFGTPRSLEEIAAAVDGQAAAAQVFTVSLMAVEADTPEEREYFETLRVVLSLTDEQARSIARRLGRGCA
- a CDS encoding TIGR00266 family protein → MSQWYLSFDGRQEGPFDLAQAQARARMNPQGFAWREGFAQWVPISQLAELSPERPAVMAPPPPVGRGTDEIDFKIVGHEMQFVEIELDPGESAVAEAGAMMYKDEAIHMEAVFGDGSGAAGDSFMDKLLGAGKRIITGESLFMTVFTHTGQGKGRVAFGAPYPGNIIPLSLSTVNGTLICQKDCFLCAAKGVSIGIHFQRKILTGLFGGEGFIMQRLDGDGQVFMHAGGTVVERALKPGEVLDVDTGCLVAMERTVEFDIRQAGNIKTALFGGEGLFFARVQGPGRVWLQSLPFSRLAGRMLQSAPGMGGSKDEGSVLGPLGTLLGGR
- a CDS encoding PLP-dependent aminotransferase family protein is translated as MQTVGELSEGLRYKAVAQRIASMVESGELPPGSRAPSLRQTARSTGMSLTTVGQAYAELERRGVLESRPRSGYFVRRRPALLPRAGMPPAEPPVARAVQRGELVRRAMDAMGRSDILPLGLAHVDGRLLPAADLARILGSCARRQAVRSADYGPVPGCPELRRQIARRLALAGVSAAPEEIVLTCGATEGLALSLRALTRPGDTVLIAVPAYHFFLQMIEVLGLRVVEIPSHPERGVDLGDLEQALDRFRIAACILSPTWSNPDGSLVPEDGKRALVELLARRNVPLVEDDVYGDITFDGPRPPACKAFDRTGGVTLVSSFSKSMAPGYRTGYILPARGQGAVIHELKAMTTLAGVSATELAVAEYLDKGLYERHLARLTRALRDQVEAMRDAVARHFPAGTRATRPGGGFMLWVELPEDAVTGLTLFQRAAAEGIGISPGMLFGMTDRFERFIRLNCGLVMDAPVQRAVRRLGLLARP